The Megachile rotundata isolate GNS110a chromosome 3, iyMegRotu1, whole genome shotgun sequence genome includes a window with the following:
- the Taf1 gene encoding TATA-box binding protein associated factor 1 isoform X2: MADSEEENDKDIMSGINMTGFLFGNIDDNGQLEDDILDPEAKQHLASLNRLGLSSFIREMMSNENTADGQNEANDKSIEDNEAADEKDINYIEKSPTALDFSDINELADDEKEENSKQDTFGEKAEKENADYDADDEEVINKSDTQLMPPPPIPEEKEALTAEEAEAARQRKLETPLASMLPSKYANVDVTELFPDFRANKVLRFSRLFGPGKPSSLPQIWRGVKKRRKKKRHHDIRDSDSGSDQDEKKPKFKGWIMQYGSDPTPDICCSDDETKLLMPVEDKQQIGKTGETGENGDMGPKVADWRFGPAQLWYDMLQVPETGDGFNYGFKLVDKPEDSNSKDIKDNKDIKDSKDIIDITDNKDFKENKDARENSEEFSDDAFLMVSQLHWEDDVIWNGDDIKHKVLQKLNSKNNAAGWVPSSGNRTAQAFSQPGKGAPVPVASNVRLATSQITTPLHMQSQKNKMNMNKGNQQQTREENYDDTWYSIFPVENEELVYGLWEEEVIWDPENMRKIPKPKILTLDPNDENIVLGIPDDIDPALHHKDNGPQPKVKIPHPHVKKSKLLLGKAGVINVLEEDTPPPPPKSPDRDPFNISNDTYYMPRSSETTLRLKVGGGNLIQHSTPVVELRVPFVQTHMGPMRLRNFHRPPLRRFSHGPLAHPGPHSVLPLIKHIKKKAKQREQERIASGGGDVFFMRTAEDLTGKDGELVLVEFSEEHPPLMNQVGMCSKVKNYYKRKAGKDQGPQKYKYGETAYAHTSPFLGILTPGQSIQAVENNMYRAPIYEHKIPETDFLIIRTRQQYYIREVDAIFVAGQECPLYEVPGPNSKRANNFVRDFLQVFIYRLFWKSKDTPRRIRMDDIKKAFPSHSESSIRKRLKLCADFKRTGMDSNWWVIKPDFRLPTEEEIRAMVSPEQCCAYFSMIAAEQRLKDAGYGEKFLFTPQDDDDEEMQLKMDDEVKVAPWNTTRAYIQAMKGKCLLQLAGPADPTGCGEGFSYVRVPNKPTISKEEQEAQPKRTVTGTDADLRRLSLNNAKALLRKFGVPEEEIKKLSRWEVIDVVRTLSTEKAKAGEEGMTKFSRGNRFSIAEHQERYKEECQRIFDLQNRVLSSNEVLSTDEGESSEEDSSDIEEMGKNIENMLSNKKTSTQLSLEREEQQRHELRKMLMGEVQEQDKKSKEKKKDDEEDSPVNNFNAQQGRILKIYRTFRNPEGKEFTRVELVRKPAVIDTYIKIRNSKDETFIKQFATLDEAQKEEMKREKRRIQEQLRRIKRNQERERMLGGPMTGNNTSSNNIFDRSNTNTPITTTSNSILPFCNFQSTSPASKHPKPETSPSKRKKPKLKPDLKLKCGACGNVGHMRTNKACPLYQNSITTAPVNVAMTEEQEEEIEKQLNTDDQDLVNVDGTKVKLSSKLIKHAEEMKRRTLLLKVPKEAVNSKKRRRATGDDHCDYLKRQQRPANRRRTDPVVVMSTMLESILNEMRDLPDVQPFLFPVNAKAVPDYYKIIQRPMDLQTIRENLRLKKYQSREEFLADVNQIVENSTLYNGLKSSLTVAAKRMLETCVERLGEKEDRLMRLEKAINPLLDDNDQVALTFILDNVVNNKLKSMTEAWPFLKPVNKKLVKDYYNVIKRPMDLETISKKVSAHRYHNRHEFLRDIEQILENCTIYNGKESPFTQKAELLVKVCKETLDEYDEHLTQLENNILLVQKRAMEQADIDPSWLGPDEENYTIVEPEFRGSQTSSPENPFGKSNMDDFDFVDVEGDTEGDGSRSANSKKKDVLEEDLQFSSEDEFDEVPFGTYEQSENAEMETLELNEVREGGVVLADDDSQQAAEAMVQLDESMDVDPNYDPSDFLLAGLPAREEKGENKIQDDLAVSESDDDAENNAQQKQKTPQQISQPEDDVGGDLWF; the protein is encoded by the exons ATGGCTGATTCTGAGGAAGAAAATGATAAAGACATAATGTCTGGAATCAATATGACTGGCTTTTTATTTGGAAACATTGATGATAATGGCCAGTTAGAAGATGACATTCTTGATCCAGAAGCTAAGCAACATTTAGCTTCTTTGAATCGCCTTGGATTAAGTTCATTTATTCGTGAAATGATGTCTAATGAAAATACAGCTGATGGACAAAATGAAGCCAATGATAAGTCTATAGAAGATAACGAAGCGGCTGATGAAAAGGATATAAACTACATTGAAAAATCACCTACTGCACTTGATTTctctgatataaatgaattagccgatgatgaaaaagaagaaaata GTAAGCAAGATACGTTTGGTGAAAAAGCTGAAAAAGAGAATGCTGATTATGATGCAGATGATGAAGAAGTTATTAACAAGTCTGACACCCAATTAATGCCTCCACCTCCAATACCTGAAGAAAAGGAAGCACTTACCGCAGAGGAAGCTGAAGCTGCACGTCAGCGTAAATTAGAAACTCCTCTTGCCTCTATGTTACCATCTAAATATGCCAATGTGGATGTCACTGAATTATTTCCTGATTTTCGTGCTAATAAAGTACTAAGGTTTTCAAGATTATTTGGTCCAGGAAAGCCTAGTAGTCTCCCGCAAATATGGAGAGGTGTTAAAAAGCGGCGTAAAAAGAAACGTCATCATGACATTAGAGATTCTGATTCTGGCTCAGACCAAGATGAAAAGAAACCAAAATTTAAA GGTTGGATAATGCAGTATGGGTCAGATCCAACTCCAGATATTTGTTGTTCTGATGATGAAACTAAGCTACTGATGCCAGTAGAAGATAAGCAACAAATAGGTAAAACAGGTGAAACTGGAGAAAATGGGGATATGGGACCAAAAGTAGCAGATTGGCGTTTTGGACCTGCACAGCTTTGGTATGATATGCTGCAAGTTCCAGAAACTGGAGATGGTTTCAATTACGGTTTTAAACTCGTAGACAAG CCAGAAGATTCCAACAGTAAAGATATTAAGGATAATAAAGATATTAAAGATAGTAAAGATATTATAGATATTACGGATAATAaagattttaaagaaaataaagatgCTAGAGAAAATAGCGAAGAATTTTCGGATGATGCATTTTTAATGGTATCGCAATTACATTGGGAAGATGATGTCATATGGAATGGTGATGATATAAAGCATAAA gTGTTACAAAAGCtgaatagtaaaaataatgCAGCTGGATGGGTACCATCCAGTGGAAACAGAACTGCTCAAGCATTTAGTCAGCCAGGTAAAGGAGCACCTGTGCCAGTTGCATCAAACGTTCGATTAGCTACATCACAAATTACTACTCCATTACATATGCAATCGCAAAAGAACAAAAT GAACATGAATAAAGGAAATCAGCAACAAACACGGGAAGAAAATTATGACGATACGTGGTATTCTATTTTTCCTGTTGAAAATGAAGAACTAGTATATGGACTGTGGGAGGAAGAAGTAATTTGGGATcctgaaaatatgagaaaaattcCAAAGCCTAAAATTCTTACTTTAGATCCAAATgatgaaaatattgttcttgGGATTCCTGATGATATTGACCCAGCTTTACATCACAAGGATAACGGACCTCAACCAAAAGTAAAAATACCCCATCCACATgttaaaaaaagtaaattactATTAGGAAAAGCTGGAGTAATTAATGTTCTGGAAGAAGATactccaccaccaccaccaaaaTCACCAGACAGAGAtccatttaatatttcaaacgaTAC ATATTATATGCCACGATCGTCAGAAACCACATTGCGTTTGAAAgttggaggtggaaatttgatacaACATAGTACGCCAGTAGTGGAACTACGCGTCCCATTTGTTCAAACTCATATGGGACCAATGCGGCTTAGAAATTTCCACAGACCACCATTAAGAAGATTCAGTCACGGTCCACTTGCTCATCCTGGACCGCATTCCGTTTTACCATTAATAAAGCATATCAAAAAGAAAGCTAAA CAAAGAGAACAAGAAAGAATTGCATCTGGTGGAGGTGATGTCTTCTTTATGAGAACTGCTGAAGATTTAACTGGCAAGGACGGTGAATTAGTACTTGTTGAATTTTCTGAAGAACATCCTCCTTTGATGAATCAAGTAGGAATGTGCTCCAAagtgaaaaattattacaaaagaaagGCAGGTAAAGATCAAGGGCCACAAAAGTATAAATATGGTGAAACTGCTTATGCACATACAAGTCCGTTTCTTGGAATTCTTACACCTGGTCAGAGTATACAAGCAgttgaaaataatatgtacaGAGCACCAATATATGAACACAAAATTCCGGAGACAGATTTCTTAATCATCAGGACAAGACAGCAGTATTATATTAGAGAAGTGGATGCTATATTTGTTGCTGGACAAGAGTGTCCGCTATATGAAGTACCGGGGCCAAATTCAAAGAGAGCCAATAATTTTGTGAGAGATTTCTTGCAAGTATTTATATACAGATTATTTTGGAAATCTAAAGACACACCTCGACGTATTAGAATGGATGATATTAAAAAAGCGTTCCCTTCGCATAGTGAAAGTAGTATTAGAAAACGTTTGAAATTATGCGCTGATTTCAAACGAACAG GTATGGATTCTAATTGGTGGGTTATAAAGCCGGATTTTAGATTACCAACAGAAGAAGAAATTAGAGCAATGGTATCTCCGGAACAATGCTGCGCTTACTTTAGTATGATCGCAGCTGAACAAAGATTGAAAGATGCTGGTTATGGTGAAAAGTTCCTGTTTACTCCTCAAGATGATGATGACGAAGAAATGCAATTAAAAATGGACGATGAAGTTAAGGTTGCACCTTGGAACACTACACGAGCATATATTCAAGCTATGAAAGGCAAGTGCTTGTTACAACTGGCAGGGCCAGCAGATCCCACAGGTTGTGGGGAAGGATTTTCCTATGTTAGAGTACCAAATAAACCAACAATTAGCAAG GAGGAGCAAGAAGCTCAACCAAAGAGGACAGTAACTGGTACTGATGCTGACTTAAGAAGGCTTTCGTTAAATAATGCAAAAGCGTTACTTCGCAAATTTGGTGTTCCTGAAgaagaaattaagaagttaTCACGTTGGGAAGTAATTGACGTAGTTAGAACATTGTCCACAGAAAAAGCTAAAGCTGGAGAAGAGGGTATGACAAAGTTTTCGCGAGGAAATCGATTTTCCATTGCTGAGCATCAAGAAAGATACAAAGAAGAATGTCAAAGAATTTTCGATTTACAAAATCGTGTATTATCTTCCAACGAAGTTTTGAGTACAGACGAGGGTGAAAGTTCAGAAGAAGATAGCTCCGACATAGAGGAAATgggtaaaaatatagaaaatatgctTTCTAATAAGAAAACCAGTACTCAGTTATCCCTTGAGCGAGAGGAACAACAACGACACGAATTACGAAAGATGTTAATGGGCGAAGTGCAAGAACAGGATAAAAAGagtaaagagaaaaagaaagacgACGAAGAAGATAGTccagtaaataattttaacgcgCAACAGGGTAGAATTCTTAAGATTTATCGAACATTTAGAAATCCAGAGGGCAAAGAATTTACAAGAGTAGAATTAGTGAGAAAACCAGCAGTTATAGACACTTACataaaaattaggaattcgaaAGATGAAAcgtttattaaacaatttgcaACATTGGATGAGGCGCAGAAAGAAGAAATGAAACGAGAAAAACGAAGAATCCAAGAACAGTTACGAAGAATCAAACGAAATCAAGAACGCGAACGCATGCTTGGCGGTCCAATGACAGGAAATAACACGTCatcaaataatatatttgatCGTAGTAACACCAATACCCCAATTACTACAACCTCAAACAGTATCCTTCCTTTCTGTAATTTCCAATCTACTTCTCCCGCTTCAAAACATCCTAAACCTGAAACCTCTCCTTCCAAACGAAAGAAACCTAAACTTAAACCAGATCTTAAATTAAAATGTGGTGCTTGTGGTAACGTAGGTCATATGCGTACGAATAAAGCTTGTCCTTTGTATCAAAATAGTATAACAACAGCACCGGTAAATGTAGCAATGACAGAAGAACAAGAGGAGGAAATTGAAAAGCAGCTTAATACAGATGATCAAGACCTCGTTAATGTAGATGGTACtaaagtaaaattatcttccaaATTAATTaag caCGCCGAAGAAATGAAAAGGCGCACCTTACTTCTGAAAGTGCCTAAAGAGGCAGTAAATTCGAAGAAACGAAGAAGAGCTACTGGAGATGATCACTGTGATTATCTTAAACGACAACAGAGACCTGCTAATAGACGTCGAACTGATCCTGTTGTTGTAATGTCTACGATGTTAGAAAGTATACTTAATGAAATGCGAGATCTACCCGACGTTCAGCCTTTCTTGTTTCCTGTTAATGCTAAA GCCGTTCctgattattacaaaattatccaGCGACCCATGGATTTACAAACAATACGCGAAAATCTGAGATTAAAAAAATACCAAAGTCGAGAAGAATTTTTGGCCGATGTAAATCAAATTGTAGAAAATTCAACATTATACAATGGATTAAAGAGTTCATTAACGGTGGCAGCTAAGCGCATGTTAGAGACGTGCGTGGAAAGACTCGGTGAAAAAGAGGACCGTTTGATGAGATTAGAGAAAGCGATTAATCCTCTTTTGGACGATAATGATCAAGTTGCTCTTACTTTCATCTTAGACAATGtcgttaataataaattaaaatctatGACAGAAGCTTGGCCATTCTTAAAACCAGTGAATAAGAAGCTAGTGAAAgattattataatgttattaaaaGACCTATGGATTTGGAGACCATATCTAAAAAAGTCTCTG CTCATAGATATCACAATCGACATGAGTTTCTTAGAGATATTGaacaaattttggaaaattgtacaatatataATGGAAAGGAATCTCCGTTTACACAGAAAGCAGAATTACTTGTAAAAGTTTGTAAAGAAACGCTAGATGAG taTGATGAACACCTAACacaattagaaaataatatacTATTGGTACAAAAACGGGCGATGGAACAAGCGGATATCGATCCTTCGTGGCTTGGGCCGGACGAAGAAAACTATACTATAGTAGAGCCTGAATTTAGAGGG agTCAAACCAGTTCACCAGAGAATCCGTTTGGGAAATCAAATAtggatgattttgattttgtggATGTAGAGGGAGATACGGAAGGTGATGGCAGTAGAAGTGcaaattcaaagaaaaaagaTGTACTCGAAGAAG ATTTACAATTCTCTAGCGAAGACGAATTTGATGAGGTGCCGTTTGGTACGTATGAACAGTCTGAAAATGCTGAGATGGAAACGCTTGAACTGAACGAAGTTAGGGAAGGTGGAGTGGTGCTTGCGGACGATGATAGTCAACAGGCAGCAGAAGCAATGGTTCAATTGG ATGAAAGTATGGATGTCGATCCGAATTATGACCCTTCAGACTTCTTACTAGCTGGTTTGCCTGCAAGGGAAGAAAAAggtgaaaataaaatacaggaTGATTTGGCTGTTTCTGAAAGTGATGATGATGCAGAAAATAATGCTCAACAAAAACAGAAAACACCACAACAAATATCACAACCAGAGGACGATGTCGGCGGTGACTTGTGGTTCtaa